GGGCACTAGCAGCTGAGCAACTTTCTTTATcgcttctacctgtcaaattaaatgttaggttatacaaaaagtaaattaataaacaaaaatcattaagtttacctgtaggggcacatgttccgctacaggagatggcagaggacgattgccataatcctcaAACGCTGTTGGAACTGGCgcgcaaccatttcagcaacttcatcatacaactctgcccgaaccttctttgtgatctcctgcgtcatctcttttcttatgtccttcttcatcttttcgtatgaatatggacgcgaAGAAGACCCAAAGAACTGTCGTATGCCTATGTCAGCCCCAGCACCACGCACCCAtcctgggtgctcaggtcgtccaatagttgtggcaagaatatcctgacgaccttcttgtgtgaattgaccttgggagctctgctcaaccaaggagtcctgtcacataacaaaacttcaaaatcatttgaaagatctatgtaatatatataacaaaaatgttgtaaaaatatgagaaatgacatcttacaattctttcagatatctCTCTGGCAGAGTCGGAAGTGTAGGAGCTCGATAGTCTTATACaggctaacttccacttctcgtgccgagatagtggagaaggaggaggaggagggtcaccatcctcagaaagtggaagtctactatctgacttctgcttcattatttttttctcaagcttcctatatccaccacgagacaataggtgtggatttttattctgagcACTTATTCCCtgtgcttttgaccttttttcctgtgaaaaaatgaaacaattgtcataaaaaagaattatgaatgatgaattgaatgattttacctaCACTTACCTGCCACGTCTCGGATGAATGAAGCTCTACAAACTAACGCcatgtttcttcgtcaattgcTGAATATTTGAAACATGGAGTTTCATTGctttttggtccaaatatatatctagacgtcaattttgtcttaaaccctcAAAATCTTTCTGCAATTGCATCTAAACACCTATTCCTTAAGCTCTCTACatttggcatatcaaatgtcatctacaacaaagaaagtaataaccttatatcaatacaaatttatcaatataatgaatctagaatttggagcaatattgtttaacttaccaatagatcttgccaAATGAGATTTCGATCAGCCTCAGATACATGGTCAAAGGATTgagtaagtatagagatacgatcacgtgctagtactccaaggtaacacctaaatacatctgcatttgggcTAGACGCAACTCTagtgaccacgtcaataatgacaAGTGTCCTTtcacctgcatttcttctaagtataagttTTCGTAACCTCGTCGCTCCTCTCATCCGTCTAGAAGTCGTGGGGACTTCATCTCCTGACGAATGAGGTGACTCAGTcatatatctgtcacaataaataagatgaaagattaataaaacacttataaaataacatatattatttaaaaaaagccATAAATATgtacacaaacatgaaattcatacataatcatatggattggtcatatgtatattccctcattgtgatcttcccgaattgcttgtatatcatcaattagagggtcttcatccaaatttattatcgttttaaatggatggttgtcagcaatatgaagattacttaaattctcttctttatcttcaatttgtcttttcccttgaagagcaacataccaatggccagacgcaggatctttgacataaaaagtctgacttgcttgatatgccatgataaacggttcgtctccataaccaactttcgaaaatcaacaagtgtcataccagattcatctattttgacaccactcttattgtcgacccacttacatttgaagagtgcaacggaaaacttagtgtaatcaacctcccatatctcttcaattctaccataatatctcatggatccaattacaggattttgatctttggatgtggaaaattgtagCGACTCGGCTTCTAGACTGACGCCACTACTTTGTACTGTGcgtttatcatccaaagtctttgtatagaatgtgcaattattaatttcgtagcctgtacaacatacaacatcaaacttcaaaccatttgctagccacaacaaagtctcagaggaccgtgattctttcaaaacttaatatttgaaccaggacaagaatgtcctgttatgctccatcaattgccatttctctTATTGTCTTGGACACTTGTCCTTTACAacggctttgtgtgcttccaaaaatgggatcaTTGTGTTGAATGTTGATGGCTGTAATTTGTTTCAATTCTTGTTTTATTCTTCATaatttacttttccttttctccgATTTACATTCGTGCAAATCCTTGACCATCACTTTATTCTTCATTTACAATTCTGCACTTTGTTATATGATcgttggaaaaaaaaatacatgataTAAAACAAGAACTTAGCAACATAAACGAATTACTTTTGAAATTTATTCTCACAGTGGATGTGTAAAACACTCGGAGACTTTCAATTAAATCGTTTTGTCTCACTATGCTTGaattcattttcattcattCTCTACTGCCACTGTCACAAACATACACATTAACTTTTAGAAGGAGAAAGTTTTATTACAAGAGCAATCTAACACAAGTTTAGGGCAATGGATGCTTGATGCTTAGAATTTGATGACGTTGCAGCAGAGTTTGAAGGTCTTCAAACATTATTCTTCTCTATGAAATGTTTGATGATGAACATCAACTTGTTTGAGGGTTCTGAGTTGGGATCAATAGTGAAGAAACCATGTTGCTGTCCTTCAAATTCCACATACTCTATATCTTTACCCCACTCCTTAAGCCTCCTTGCATAATCCTCTGCTCTCTCTTTAAGCAAATCACTTCCTCCGGCCACCACCAGAATTGCTTCTAGACTTTTCCCTTCAAGGCTCTCGCTGTTTGGTCCAAATGGATTCACAATAGGGTGATCTGTAGTTTCCCCAATCGGAATAGAAAGCCTCCAAAACCTGTTCAATCATTGAACCATTAGAAATTGGTGTAAAACATTATGCAGATATGACTAATCAAATTTACCAACCTATCAATAAGTTCCAAATTCAGAAAAGCATCTTTTGGTCCTTCAGCTTCTGACTTCGTTCGGACAGTTCCACCAAAGAAAGGTGCCAATAGAATATAACCTCTCACCCGAACCGGCTCCAACTTGGGCGACCCGAATCCAAGTCCAGCCGCCAAATGGTGAGCTATGTTCCCTCCAGCCGAGTCACCCGAGATGAACACCCGGCTAAAATCAGCCACGTTGCTCAACCATGGGTCCGGCTCATTACTCGCGGCTTGAGTCTGAAGCCACTTAAAAGCCGCGAAGCCGTCGTCGATTGCGGCAGGGAGTCGATTCTCGGGAGCCAGCCGGTAATCTGGAGCTACTACTATAACTCGAAGCTGGGAAGCAAGACGAAAACAGTAGTTTTGACAATTAGGCCAAGTGCGTGAACCGATGCAAAAGCCGCCACCGTGAAAGTAGAAAAAGATGGGAAGCTTGGAGCCGGCTGAGTCGGCTGGCTTGTAGAGCCGAAGCTGAAGATCATGGGCAGGGTGAAAAACGACATCTTTCCACAAAACGGTGCCGTCCTCGACTACAGGGACGTTGAAGCTTGGGCGCGAAGAGCGTATTATGGAACCGTCGCTATAAACGTGAAGAACACCGCGACACTCTTCTACTACGGTGGCTTCGGAATCCAATGTTGAAGACATGTTCTTGTCTTGCTTTACACCgtgttttattttgtgtgagaaaagttgatataaagagagaaaaagaggtTGAAAAGATTAATGGCGATGGAAGAATGCATTGTCGTGAAGGAATTATGATGTGAATGACGTTTCCTTCTtgttgcttttttattttttttgccaTGCAAAGACAAACACGACAGTATGGGAAGTGTGTCATACGTTGTTTTCTTGTGCGGCAATGGAGTTTTACTTGTGCCATTATCTCGATGGCAACATCATGCAATGATATTATTCTTTTGCTGAATAATAGAGTGCTTCACCAATTGTAGATTTTTAATgatagtttaattaattattatatggtGAGACTGCTTTATTGTAagaatttataaaacattttttattattccttttaaatttttatagacATTTATAGACGATTACAATAGTTAAAAGACAAATATGAATGGAGTTAATTAAActttaatgttaatatatatgGTTGCCGTTGGGCTCACATTTTTATAGTCAAGagtttgtatttaaaaaaagaaaaagaatatgtGTGACATTGACACTGTCCAAAAATGGGTATTTAGAACATGGAAGGATGAAATAAAGGTTTCAATTATCAAGATGAAGTTACGTGAGTGTAACATAATAAAACGAAAGTTTCTTATCAAAAGGGTATGAGTAACTGAATGATAAAGTATTACGGCGAGGACGAATATTACCTACtccatataaaaatattagtctaaaggatttttttttaaatgaaatgattttaaaataattctttcgaatatatttaaataaaaaattatctttaaagtATAATCCAAATAAAATGACACAATATGTTAGCGTAAAGTAATTTGATCTTTTAAAAACCAATTTAATAAGGTGTACcacaaagtttaaaaaattaatcttttaaaaaataattttaatttcataaatataaatgaaaatataaaattaaactctaaaaaattatttaatggttaatatttctttcattattaattttattttgattttttaatttttaaaaaaatatctaagtAAAATTCACTAAATAAGTATCTATTGATTGAATCCCATAATATTATTGGCGGtttattaatgtatttattaaagatatctgtttattattaattataaactttaCTAGTGTTTATCGTGTATATTTGAAAAGGATATTTGAAAAGGATAAGTTGCAatccaaatataataaatacactatcatgaaaaaacaaacaaaacaaaagaatacCATCACTATTGCTTTGGAAACTTTATACCAATAGACTTCTGATGTACAAACTTTCACAATAATGGCTTTCTCTTACCTTGATTATTAAGTgcctaaattattattattattattattactataacaATTTGTTTTATGTGTAACCAAAGGTTACCCTCACAATGTTTAACATAGCTCAAGCATTGAAGACCTTTAAAACAACCTAAATCAATAAacaagaagaaggaaaaaaaaaaggtttctAAGTATTGTTAAATTTGTGAATTTCAAGAGGgtgaattaaattttcaaaaaatcctaaaaaatatattaactgaTAAATGAAGAACActtttaataaactaattatttaccCTTTGTTTGTATTTGCAGTTGTACTATATGGAAGGAAAGAAAGGCAAAGAAATACCGTTTTCCTTTTTGTTGATGAAGGATGTTAAGatgaaaaagatttttagaTCATCCTATCTTTGACTGCTTCTACTGCAAACTCAAGTAAGAATATTCTGAGTCAGACCATAGAGGTTGTTGTGCATGTAAAAAGTGCTGttgtgtttgataaaatttagaaaaaaaattcatcgtCTCTTTTATTCATAcgtcataataataataataataataataataataataataataataataataataataatgttactatgggctcgtaggctaccgttcggtctctaccgttcggtctcgCCTAGTTTCTCAGCCGTTCGGTTTAGGCAAGCTTTTCGTTCGGTCTCGACCAGTTTCTCagccgttcggtctcgacaagcTTTCCGTTCGGTCTTGACTAGCTTTCTCAGCCGTTCGGTCTAGACAAGCTTTCCGTTCGGTTTCGACTAGCTTTCTCAGCCGTTCGGTCTAGACAAGCTttccgttcggtctcgaccagTTTCTCAGCTGTTCGGTCTCGACAACAATTAAGCAGGTGTAACGCACAATGAATGTTGTAACGACTGTCGTTAAGtaattaaggtttgcattaatgaccattaagaggtaaattaatgtgtcagattcctttaaactctataaataagggtttaggtGGGAGGTAAGGACGGATTCAACTCAGACTACAATACGCTCTATTTACTTCAATATTTAACTGTCACGAACAGTTCAtaaaaccgctcctaacttgagcgtcggagtgccttttgcaggtacctcccctctTTTACAAAGAGGGTGACCGAGCGGCCAACATTGAAGGTGACCGATCGGTACAAACGAGAAGCAGACAAGTGGAGCGCACCAGtcgaaggttagtgtctcggtctcacaaaTCCCtatcgaaacattttggcgcccaccgtggggccgagagcAAGCTGAAGACACCCAATGGTAACCACAAGAAATATGGAGGAGCAAAGCACCAGAGATTTAACAAGAGAGTTGCAGGCCCAGATTGAGGCACAGGCGCAGACTATACAAACGCAGGCGCACGCTCAGCAAGAGATGCGGCGGAGGCATGAGGAGGAGATGAGGGCGCTAAGGGCCGAACGGGAACCTCCCGAGCGGTCCGCCTCGAATCGAGAAAACGCTAATGAGGCGAGCCACAATCACGTCAACCCGAACGGTCGGGCTAGAAGGGAACCAACGCCCCTGCAGACCGCTCGGCCAACCAGTTTATTGCCCTTCACGGCAACCATCATGCAAACGCCAATGCCAGAAAAGACTCCCCCCGTATTGGATAAGTATGATGGTTCGGCTGATCCAGATAATCACTTAAGGACGTTCGGTAATGCAATGGCATTCTATACGGACAACGACCCTATCATGTGCAGAGCCTTCTCGTTGTCACTTAAGGAAGAGGCATTGGAATGGTATAACACTCTTCCTCCCAacacagtggattgcttcgcTACTGTGGAAAACCTCTTTAGGAGACAATACGCATCCAATCGGAAACAGGAGGTAACACCGGTGGATTTAATAAACACTGAGCAGGAGAAaggagaaactttgaaggcTTTTATGAAGAGATATACTGAAACCGCACGACGAGTTAGAGAGATAGATCAatcttttattatcaataatctGCCTTCGTGTATGAGACCAGGGTATTTTGCGGAAAAATTGTATGCACGACCGCCAAAAACGATGGAGGAGCTCCAAGAGCGAGCAGCTGAGTTCATCCGTATGGAGGAAATGCGTTTGTCGCAAAGGAAACGACAGCAAGAGGGTGATGCGGGCGGAAGTGGAAAGGACGGCAAACGACCGTTCGGCAATAACGATAAGAATAGAGAGTTTCACAGGCCATTCAAGTTTCACCATTATACAACCCTCAATGCACCTAGGGCAAAAGTTCTCGAAGAAGCCCTTAGCGCGGAACTTATCACACCCCTGAGGAAACCGTCTCCAAGAAATGCAGACGAAAGGAAAAGTTGCCGGTACCATCAAAACCATGGACATACTACAGAAGACTGCATCACGTTAaagaatgaaatagaaaattttatcCGGGCGGGACATCTACGAAGGTTTATAAAGGAAGCAAGATACGGCCTCCCTAAGGAAGGATATTCGAGAAGAAGCCCCGAGCGGGCGAGTAGGAAAGACGAGCGAGGGCGGGGCTATAGTCATAGTCTCAGTCGTCATCGGGAACGTTCGCTTCGTGGAGTTATCAACTAAAGAGAAG
The Vigna angularis cultivar LongXiaoDou No.4 chromosome 5, ASM1680809v1, whole genome shotgun sequence genome window above contains:
- the LOC108339725 gene encoding probable carboxylesterase 15, which codes for MSSTLDSEATVVEECRGVLHVYSDGSIIRSSRPSFNVPVVEDGTVLWKDVVFHPAHDLQLRLYKPADSAGSKLPIFFYFHGGGFCIGSRTWPNCQNYCFRLASQLRVIVVAPDYRLAPENRLPAAIDDGFAAFKWLQTQAASNEPDPWLSNVADFSRVFISGDSAGGNIAHHLAAGLGFGSPKLEPVRVRGYILLAPFFGGTVRTKSEAEGPKDAFLNLELIDRFWRLSIPIGETTDHPIVNPFGPNSESLEGKSLEAILVVAGGSDLLKERAEDYARRLKEWGKDIEYVEFEGQQHGFFTIDPNSEPSNKLMFIIKHFIEKNNV
- the LOC128196725 gene encoding uncharacterized protein LOC128196725; the encoded protein is MVTTRNMEEQSTRDLTRELQAQIEAQAQTIQTQAHAQQEMRRRHEEEMRALRAEREPPERSASNRENANEASHNHVNPNGRARREPTPLQTARPTSLLPFTATIMQTPMPEKTPPVLDKYDGSADPDNHLRTFGNAMAFYTDNDPIMCRAFSLSLKEEALEWYNTLPPNTVDCFATVENLFRRQYASNRKQEVTPVDLINTEQEKGETLKAFMKRYTETARRVREIDQSFIINNLPSCMRPGYFAEKLYARPPKTMEELQERAAEFIRMEEMRLSQRKRQQEGDAGGSGKDGKRPFGNNDKNREFHRPFKFHHYTTLNAPRAKVLEEALSAELITPLRKPSPRNADERKSCRYHQNHGHTTEDCITLKNEIENFIRAGHLRRFIKEARYGLPKEGYSRRSPERASRKDERGRGYSHSLSRHRERSLRGVIN